Proteins from a single region of Kogia breviceps isolate mKogBre1 chromosome 5, mKogBre1 haplotype 1, whole genome shotgun sequence:
- the SKIL gene encoding ski-like protein isoform X1, which yields MENLQTNFSLVQGSNKKLSGMGDDGSPPVKKMMTDIHANGKMMINKMPTVKKEHLDDYEAPMETDEEHVKRTCASVPEPLHLNPSLKHTLAQFHLSSQSSLGGPAAFSARYSQESMSPTVFLPLPSPQVLPGPLLIPSDSSTELTQTVLEGESISCFQVGGEKRLCLPQVLNSVLREFSLQQINTVCDELYIYCSRCTSDQLHILKVLGILPFNAPSCGLITLTDAQRLCNALLRPRTFPQNGSILPAKNSLAQLKETGSAFEVEHECLGKCQGLFAPQFYVQPDAPCIQCLECCGMFAPQTFVMHSHRSPDKRTCHWGFESAKWHCYLHVNQKYLGTPEEKKLKVILEEMKEKFSMRNGKRTQSKIDTPPGMELQSWYPIIKQEGDHVSQTHSFLHPSYYLYMCDKVVAPNVSLTSVVSQPKEVTKTEASRSIPRHSEKPHSSGKHQKIVSYPDVSLEEQEKMDLKTSRELYSHLDPSVSNNSTSKKKPESTTCNLARDTSKVGIDRDAAASSPLLVKDVICEDDKGKIMEEVMRTYVKQQEKLNSILQKKQQLQMEVEMLSSSKAMKELTEEQQNLQKELESLQNEHAQRMEEFYVEQKDLEKKLEQVMKQKCTCDSNLEKDKEAEYAAQLAELRQRLDHAEADRQELQDELRQEREARQKLEMMIKELKLQILKSSKTAKE from the exons ATGGAAAACCTACAGACAAATTTTTCCTTGGTTCAGGGCTCAAATAAAAAACTGAGCGGGATGGGAGATGATGGCAGCCCTCCAGTGAAAAAAATGATGACAGAcattcatgcaaatggaaaaatgatgATAAACAAGATGCCAACTGTAAAGAAGGAACACTTGGACGACTATGAAGCGCCCATGGAAACTGATGAAGAGCATGTCAAGAGAACCTGTGCCTCTGTGCCTGAACCTTTACATTTAAATCCCAGTTTGAAACACACTTTGGCACAATTCCATTTAAGTAGCCAGAGCTCTCTGGGTGGACCAGCAGCATTTTCCGCTCGGTATTCCCAAGAAAGCATGTCGCCTACTGTATTTCTGCCTCTTCCATCTCCTCAGGTTCTTCCTGGTCCACTGCTCATCCCTTCTGATAGCTCCACAGAACTCACCCAGACTGTGCTGGAAGGGGAGTCTATTTCTTGTTTTCAGGTTGGAGGAGAAAAGAGACTCTGTTTGCCCCAAGTCCTAAATTCTGTTCTCCGAGAATTTTCACTCCAACAAATAAATACAGTATGTGATGAATTGTACATCTATTGTTCAAGGTGTACATCAGACCAGCTTCATATCTTAAAGGTCCTGGGAATACTTCCATTCAATGCCCCGTCATGTGGGCTGATCACATTAACTGATGCACAAAGACTGTGTAATGCTTTATTGCGGCCACGCACTTTTCCTCAAAATGGTAGTATACTTCCTGCTAAAAACTCATTGGCCCAGTTGAAGGAAACTGGCAGTGCCTTTGAAGTGGAACATGAATGCTTAGGCAAATGTCAGGGTTTATTTGCACCCCAATTTTATGTTCAGCCAGATGCCCCGTGTATTCAGTGTCTGGAGTGCTGTGGAATGTTTGCGCCCCAGACGTTTGTGATGCATTCTCACAGATCACCCGACAAAAGGACTTGCCACTGGGGCTTTGAATCAGCCAAATGGCATTGCTATCTTCACGTGAACCAAAAATACTTAGGAACACctgaagaaaagaaactgaaggtaattttagaagaaatgaaggagaaatttagCATGAGAAATGGGAAGAGGACTCAATCCAAG ATAGATACACCACCAGGAATGGAATTACAGTCATGGTATCCAATTATAAAGCAGGAAGGTGACCATGTTTCTCAGACGCATTCATTTCTACACCCCAG CTACTACTTATACATGTGTGATAAAGTGGTTGCCCCAAATGTGTCACTTACTTCGGTTGTATCCCAGCCTAAAGAGGTCACAAAGACAGAGGCAAGTAGATCTATACCAAGACACTCAGAGAAGCCTCACAGTAGTGGGAAACATCAAAAAATAGTGTCTTATCCAGATGTTTCACTGGAGGAACAGGAGAAAATGGATCTAAAAACAAGTAGAGAATTATATAGCCACTTAG ATCCATCAGTCTCAAATAATTCTACAAGCAAAAAGAAACCTGAGTCTACCACTTGCAACTTAGCCAGAGACACAAGCAAGGTGGGAATTGACCGTGATGCTGCAGCTTCATCTCCACTTCTTGTCAAAGATGTCATTTGTGAGGATGATAAGGGAAAAATCATGGAAGAAGTAATGAGAACTTATGTAAAACAACAGGAAAAACTGAACTCAATTTTGCAGAAGAAGCAACAACTTCAGATG GAAGTTGAAATGTTGAGTAGTTCAAAAGCTATGAAGGAACTCACTGAAGAACAGCAGAATTTACAAAAAGAGCTTGAATCTTTGCAGAATGAACATGCTCAAAGAATGGAAGAATTTTATGTTGAACAGAAAGACTTAGAGAAAAAATTAGAGCAGGTAATGAAGCAAAAATGTACCTGTGACtcaaatttagaaaaagataaagagGCTGAATATGCAGCACAG CTGGCAGAACTGAGACAGAGATTGGACCATGCCGAGGCTGATAGGCAAGAACTCCAAGATGAACTCAGACAGGAACGGGAGGCAAGACAGAAGTTAGAGATGATGATAAAAGAGCTAAAGCTGCAAATTTTGAAATCATCGAAGACTGCTAAAGAATAG
- the SKIL gene encoding ski-like protein isoform X2 — translation MGDDGSPPVKKMMTDIHANGKMMINKMPTVKKEHLDDYEAPMETDEEHVKRTCASVPEPLHLNPSLKHTLAQFHLSSQSSLGGPAAFSARYSQESMSPTVFLPLPSPQVLPGPLLIPSDSSTELTQTVLEGESISCFQVGGEKRLCLPQVLNSVLREFSLQQINTVCDELYIYCSRCTSDQLHILKVLGILPFNAPSCGLITLTDAQRLCNALLRPRTFPQNGSILPAKNSLAQLKETGSAFEVEHECLGKCQGLFAPQFYVQPDAPCIQCLECCGMFAPQTFVMHSHRSPDKRTCHWGFESAKWHCYLHVNQKYLGTPEEKKLKVILEEMKEKFSMRNGKRTQSKIDTPPGMELQSWYPIIKQEGDHVSQTHSFLHPSYYLYMCDKVVAPNVSLTSVVSQPKEVTKTEASRSIPRHSEKPHSSGKHQKIVSYPDVSLEEQEKMDLKTSRELYSHLDPSVSNNSTSKKKPESTTCNLARDTSKVGIDRDAAASSPLLVKDVICEDDKGKIMEEVMRTYVKQQEKLNSILQKKQQLQMEVEMLSSSKAMKELTEEQQNLQKELESLQNEHAQRMEEFYVEQKDLEKKLEQVMKQKCTCDSNLEKDKEAEYAAQLAELRQRLDHAEADRQELQDELRQEREARQKLEMMIKELKLQILKSSKTAKE, via the exons ATGGGAGATGATGGCAGCCCTCCAGTGAAAAAAATGATGACAGAcattcatgcaaatggaaaaatgatgATAAACAAGATGCCAACTGTAAAGAAGGAACACTTGGACGACTATGAAGCGCCCATGGAAACTGATGAAGAGCATGTCAAGAGAACCTGTGCCTCTGTGCCTGAACCTTTACATTTAAATCCCAGTTTGAAACACACTTTGGCACAATTCCATTTAAGTAGCCAGAGCTCTCTGGGTGGACCAGCAGCATTTTCCGCTCGGTATTCCCAAGAAAGCATGTCGCCTACTGTATTTCTGCCTCTTCCATCTCCTCAGGTTCTTCCTGGTCCACTGCTCATCCCTTCTGATAGCTCCACAGAACTCACCCAGACTGTGCTGGAAGGGGAGTCTATTTCTTGTTTTCAGGTTGGAGGAGAAAAGAGACTCTGTTTGCCCCAAGTCCTAAATTCTGTTCTCCGAGAATTTTCACTCCAACAAATAAATACAGTATGTGATGAATTGTACATCTATTGTTCAAGGTGTACATCAGACCAGCTTCATATCTTAAAGGTCCTGGGAATACTTCCATTCAATGCCCCGTCATGTGGGCTGATCACATTAACTGATGCACAAAGACTGTGTAATGCTTTATTGCGGCCACGCACTTTTCCTCAAAATGGTAGTATACTTCCTGCTAAAAACTCATTGGCCCAGTTGAAGGAAACTGGCAGTGCCTTTGAAGTGGAACATGAATGCTTAGGCAAATGTCAGGGTTTATTTGCACCCCAATTTTATGTTCAGCCAGATGCCCCGTGTATTCAGTGTCTGGAGTGCTGTGGAATGTTTGCGCCCCAGACGTTTGTGATGCATTCTCACAGATCACCCGACAAAAGGACTTGCCACTGGGGCTTTGAATCAGCCAAATGGCATTGCTATCTTCACGTGAACCAAAAATACTTAGGAACACctgaagaaaagaaactgaaggtaattttagaagaaatgaaggagaaatttagCATGAGAAATGGGAAGAGGACTCAATCCAAG ATAGATACACCACCAGGAATGGAATTACAGTCATGGTATCCAATTATAAAGCAGGAAGGTGACCATGTTTCTCAGACGCATTCATTTCTACACCCCAG CTACTACTTATACATGTGTGATAAAGTGGTTGCCCCAAATGTGTCACTTACTTCGGTTGTATCCCAGCCTAAAGAGGTCACAAAGACAGAGGCAAGTAGATCTATACCAAGACACTCAGAGAAGCCTCACAGTAGTGGGAAACATCAAAAAATAGTGTCTTATCCAGATGTTTCACTGGAGGAACAGGAGAAAATGGATCTAAAAACAAGTAGAGAATTATATAGCCACTTAG ATCCATCAGTCTCAAATAATTCTACAAGCAAAAAGAAACCTGAGTCTACCACTTGCAACTTAGCCAGAGACACAAGCAAGGTGGGAATTGACCGTGATGCTGCAGCTTCATCTCCACTTCTTGTCAAAGATGTCATTTGTGAGGATGATAAGGGAAAAATCATGGAAGAAGTAATGAGAACTTATGTAAAACAACAGGAAAAACTGAACTCAATTTTGCAGAAGAAGCAACAACTTCAGATG GAAGTTGAAATGTTGAGTAGTTCAAAAGCTATGAAGGAACTCACTGAAGAACAGCAGAATTTACAAAAAGAGCTTGAATCTTTGCAGAATGAACATGCTCAAAGAATGGAAGAATTTTATGTTGAACAGAAAGACTTAGAGAAAAAATTAGAGCAGGTAATGAAGCAAAAATGTACCTGTGACtcaaatttagaaaaagataaagagGCTGAATATGCAGCACAG CTGGCAGAACTGAGACAGAGATTGGACCATGCCGAGGCTGATAGGCAAGAACTCCAAGATGAACTCAGACAGGAACGGGAGGCAAGACAGAAGTTAGAGATGATGATAAAAGAGCTAAAGCTGCAAATTTTGAAATCATCGAAGACTGCTAAAGAATAG